From a single Glycine soja cultivar W05 chromosome 19, ASM419377v2, whole genome shotgun sequence genomic region:
- the LOC114400693 gene encoding zinc-finger homeodomain protein 9-like has product MEIITPVPATATTTAKNATAKSPEPDVETPTRIHQNPNLNPKPVSFSNGVLKRHHANHRPNAVVYKECLKNHVASLGGHALDGCGEFMPSPAATADDPSSIKCAACGCHRNFHRREPEETPISPATHHVLEYQPHHRHHPPPPAPSHRSPNSASPPPISSYPSAPHMLLALSGGGGFSVARENTGAPAPAHNHSRKRFRTKFTQEQKEKMHEFADKVGWKMQKRDDEMVMEFCNEIGVERGVLKVWMHNNKNTLAKKDNLNNGNGSTLSVSANGISLDGAVGSATVRTGVHVPEHGHEHSGINGNGSGDNNHNHNLASHDVNEYENDSGTNGGGTNGSSSSS; this is encoded by the coding sequence ATGGAGATAATAACACCAGTAccagcaacagcaacaacaacagccaaAAACGCAACCGCGAAATCGCCAGAACCCGACGTAGAGACGCCGACCCGGATCCACCAAAACCCGAACCTGAATCCAAAGCCGGTGTCTTTCTCCAACGGCGTCTTGAAGCGCCACCATGCAAACCACCGCCCCAACGCGGTGGTTTACAAGGAATGCTTGAAGAACCACGTGGCGAGCTTGGGTGGCCACGCTTTGGACGGCTGCGGCGAGTTCATGCCGTCGCCGGCGGCCACCGCCGACGACCCCAGCTCCATCAAATGCGCCGCCTGCGGCTGCCACCGGAACTTCCACCGCCGCGAACCGGAGGAGACACCCATTTCTCCGGCGACGCACCATGTTCTAGAGTACCAGCCCCACCACCGCCATCACCCTCCTCCGCCGGCCCCGTCGCACCGGAGTCCGAACTCCGCCTCCCCGCCGCCGATCTCCTCCTACCCCTCCGCCCCCCACATGCTCCTCGCCCTCTCCGGCGGCGGTGGCTTCTCCGTCGCGCGGGAAAACACCGGCGCGCCGGCGCCGGCGCACAACCACTCGCGTAAACGCTTCCGAACGAAGTTCACCCAAGAACAAAAGGAGAAGATGCATGAGTTCGCCGACAAAGTTGGGTGGAAGATGCAGAAGCGCGACGATGAAATGGTTATGGAGTTCTGCAACGAGATTGGCGTCGAAAGAGGGGTTCTCAAAGTGTGGATgcacaacaacaagaacactcTCGCGAAAAAAGACAACCTTAACAACGGTAACGGTAGCACTCTGAGTGTCAGCGCCAACGGGATTTCTCTGGATGGCGCTGTTGGGAGTGCCACCGTTAGAACCGGTGTTCATGTCCCCGAACATGGACATGAACACAGCGGAATTAATGGTAACGGTAGCGGCGACAACAACCACAACCACAATCTCGCTTCCCATGATGTGAACGAGTACGAGAATGATAGTGGGACTAACGGGGGTGGTACTAAtgggtcttcttcttcttcttga
- the LOC114400409 gene encoding vegetative cell wall protein gp1-like, with protein MASLASMDSVLHGTHLRLDAFHTSMLFKLDLISQQLDTMILRQRSPFPSSVPPPQPPLPPPLLFPSSAQRSPPPLPPQPLFHSSAPSPAPPSRPHVPPPQFTPHSDVPPPLPMLPPIPYPAPKPPNPTPKPASLPMAASHGSSVMKPHMLDLAASTYFRFRLPRSSFLSFSLSSLCLYCDPSWTRHSRCRSRLRPSAFCSASHRRRRPPPHPPPCSPQPPKPPST; from the coding sequence ATGGCCAGCCTCGCCTCCATGGATTCCGTTCTCCATGGAACTCACCTCCGACTTGACGCGTTCCACACATCCATGCTCTTCAAACTCGATCTCATTAGCCAGCAATTGGATACCATGATATTACGCCAACGATCCCCGTTTCCTTCATCGGTGCCGCCACCACAACCGCCGCTGCCGCcgccactactgtttccttctTCAGCCCAGCGATCACCGCCGCCGCTGCCGCCGCAACCACTGTTTCATTCTTCAGCGCCGTCGCCAGCTCCTCCGTCTCGTCCTCACGTGCCTCCTCCTCAGTTCACACCACACTCCGATGTTCCTCCTCCCCTTCCTATGCTGCCTCCGATTCCATACCCCGCACCCAAGCCACCTAATCCCACACCCAAGCCAGCATCACTTCCCATGGCAGCTTCCCATGGAAGCTCTGTAATGAAGCCACACATGCTCGATCTTGCCGCCTCCACCTATTTTCGTTTCCGACTACCCCGTTCCTCCTTTCtcagtttctctctctcttctctctgtCTCTATTGCGATCCTTCTTGGACTCGTCATTCTCGTTGTCGTTCGCGTCTTCGCCCCTCAGCCTTTTGCTCTGCCTCTCACCGGCGTCGACGCCCGCCGCCACACCCACCACCATGCTCCCCACAACCACCAAAGCCACCGTCGACATAG